From a single Metopolophium dirhodum isolate CAU chromosome 6, ASM1992520v1, whole genome shotgun sequence genomic region:
- the LOC132947950 gene encoding protein maelstrom homolog, protein MAPKKKVYNGYSVFMMETQQKLINQGVKVSMADMSEYCKKDWEDMPDEMKEKYKIKGKKMKSEAKVVKYTSIGENIEFVKKQSDESESQKNDMYVHINVMLSLQPASYYLPKQKFIFIHINSYTCEKEGFYFPAEISMAEFSLEKGLIRMFHQLVGFDQVRTNAPRAPTADINNHADNNHKINVFSMFPDNYSEILLKMIGFIMNKEVDLSVLNDLALDMPPVYTAHAPIGNELMITRESLFKLFKTVIRDAEKTDFNNIIRVYHLDKLFMELKNTCYKVKHPDTNDLALPSIAMATNSLSKDELTTIKTIGCNFHEKLEHIYGCSNYFVCKWIHILSAHCCRYIDIQLVSGCHYDFDLSKTESPFEEHFDKMKISKFAANYSDEREINKPNTLAANSFLAIEGKLVTVIQKPIWNKPEYKANTNCKTFTNKKDNFPPLGDSKSIQINAPAPVINCRCKNAGRGRGVISKVQSNNRNQLNANSKQTSKEGRLSTNRNK, encoded by the exons ATGGCTCCTAAAAAGAAAGTTTACAATGGCTATTCAGTATTCATGATGGAGACTcaacagaaattaataaatcaagGTGTTAAAGTAAGCATGGCTGATATGTCAGAGTATTGCAAAAAAGATTGGGAAGATATGCCTGATGAGATGAAAGAAAAGTATAAGATAAAAGGCAAAAAGATGAAAAGTGAAGCAAAAGTAGTCAAATATACTTCAATTGGTGAAAATATAgaatttgttaaaaaacaatCAGATGAGAGTGAATCACAAAAAAATGATATGTAcgtacatataaatgtaatgctTAGCTTGCAACCAGCCAGCTATTATCTTCCCAagcaaaaatttatttttattcatataaactCTTATACATGCGAGAAAGAAGGATTTTATTTTCCTGCCGAAATATCCATGGCTGAGTTTTCTTTAGAAAAAGGCTTGATACGCATGTTTCATCAGCTAGTTGGATTTGATCAAGTCAGGACAAATGCTCCGCGAGCTCCTACAGCAGATATTAACAATCATGCCGAtaacaatcataaaataaacgtaTTCTCAATGTTTCCTGATAATTactcagaaatattattaaaaatgattg GTTTTATCATGAACAAAGAAGTTGATTTATCTGTTCTAAATGACTTAGCATTAGACATGCCACCAGTCTATACTGCACATGCACCTATTGGAAATGAACTGATGATTACTAGGGAAAGTTTATTCAAGTTATTCAAAACTGTAATAAGGGATGCTGAAAAAActgatttcaataatattattagggtTTACCATTTGGATAAACTATTTATGGAACTGAAAAATACATGTTATAAAGTTAAACATCCAGACACAAATGATTTAGCTTTACCTTCTATTGCTATGGCTACCAATAGTTTATCAAAAGATGAGTTAACTACAATTAAGACAATTGGTTGTAATTTTCATGAAAAACTTGAACACATTTATGGTTGTAGTAACTATTTTGTATGTAAGTGGATACACATTTTATCAGCTCATTGTTGTCGCTATATTGACATACAACTTGTATCTGGTTGTcattatgattttgatttatCTAAAACAGAGAGTCCATTTGAggaacattttgataaaatgaaaatttctaaATTTGCTGCAAATTATTCAGATGAAAGGGAAATAAATAAACCGAACACTTTAGCGGCCAATAGTTTCCTAGCGATTGAAGGTAAATTAGTGACtgttattcaaaaaccaatATGGAATAAGCCAGAATATAAAGCAAATACAAATTGCAAaacttttacaaataaaaaggACAACTTTCCTCCCCTTGGTGATTcgaaaagtattcaaataaatgCTCCTGCACCAGTAATAAACTGCCGGTGTAAGAATGCAGGTCGTGGCAGGGGTGTTATTAGCAAAGTTCAAAGTAATAACCGAAACCAATTAAATGCAAACTCAAAGCAAACATCCAAAGAAGGAAGACTTTCTACTAATAGAAATAAGTAG
- the LOC132946833 gene encoding uncharacterized protein DDB_G0289917-like → MSESDSSDIDTSSADSSIKVENYKSRKELKEAVLKDAVKKEFLEQTRKHIVKTVKKKLVRTHSLTEQIGTAPRKQTVGRLGTRSDSSVIHVQLESVVKKKMSKMDLDKAIAMIPICTGKKDVAEFINICEIAIKETTEADTPILLKIITSKLTGNALEVTKYRNLETWGAIKTILEGAFEQKVSERALSIALNTARMAEGESVAKFASRIEELYYKLCAASTIGLAQAEADIVKKQTKKQAMIIFMTGLPHHLYTVLKSRNPSTLEQCFKTAIDEMLEYESKVEMDKLQRQIGNGKQADVNNEEKRQNGGNTNNAVNRGGNGNSNQSNRNNNFNGYNNRYVNHNNRNNYGNNNQSGYGSHMVNRGGQRGGNGYGRNFNGNNVQQNNINRSTGCYTCGRSNHIARDCWSNRPNAQQNTYNNNRVNGTRHANNNNNVRRDNNNTQGVLCSYCNKIGHEISTCYTKQKNERSTSGNANGPSPVGVRLVQEIVQDPHTGFSTSQQN, encoded by the coding sequence atgtcAGAATCCGATAGTTCAGATATTGATACTAGTTCTGCGGACAgttcaataaaagttgaaaattataaatctaggaAAGAATTAAAAGAGGCAGTTTTAAAAGACGCTGTAAAGAAAGAATTTTTAGAACAAACTAGGAAACACATAGTTAAAACTGTTAAGAAAAAGTTAGTAAGAACACATAGTTTAACAGAACAGATAGGTACCGCGCCACGAAAACAAACCGTAGGTCGTTTAGGTACTAGGTCAGACTCAAGCGTAATTCACGTGCAGTTAGAGTCAgtggttaagaaaaaaatgagtaaaatggATTTAGATAAAGCAATTGCTATGATACCTATTTGCACGGGCAAAAAGGACGTAgccgaatttataaatatttgtgaaatcgCAATTAAAGAAACAACGGAAGCAGATACaccgatattattaaaaataattacttctaaGTTAACGGGAAATGCATTAGAAGtaacaaaatatcgaaatttagaaacatggggagcaataaaaacaatattagaagGGGCATTCGAACAAAAAGTATCGGAGAGGGCCCTATCAATAGCTTTAAACACGGCACGTATGGCCGAGGGAGAAAGTGTGGCAAAATTCGCTAGTAGAATCgaagagttatattataaactctgcGCGGCAAGTACGATAGGTCTAGCTCAGGCCGAGGCAGATAtagtgaaaaaacaaacaaagaaaCAGGCAATGATCATATTTATGACAGGGTTACCTCATCACCTATATACAGTATTGAAAAGTCGAAATCCCAGTACATTGGAACAATGTTTCAAAACGGCGATCGATGAGATGCTCGAATATGAGTCAAAAGTAGAAATGGATAAGTTGCAGAGACAAATCGGTAATGGAAAACAGGCAGACGTCAATAACGAGGAAAAACGACAAAATGGTGGTAATACAAATAACGCAGTTAATCGCGGAGGAAACGGTAATTCAAATCAAagcaatagaaataataatttcaacggGTATAACAACCGATATGTTAATCACAACAACCGCAATAACTATGGGAATAATAATCAGAGCGGATATGGCTCACACATGGTTAATCGCGGCGGTCAACGAGGCGGAAACGGCTATGGACGGAATTTCAATGGCaataatgtacaacaaaataatattaaccgaaGCACCGGATGCTACACTTGTGGTAGATCTAATCACATAGCACGAGATTGCTGGAGCAATCGACCTAATGCGCAACAAAATACGTATAACAATAATCGTGTAAACGGCACGCGCCATgcgaacaacaacaataatgttcGTAGGGACAATAACAATACTCAGGGCGTACTTTGCAGTTACTGCAATAAGATAGGTCATGAAATTTCAACCTGTTATACAAAACAGAAAAACGAAAGAAGCACGTCGGGAAACGCCAACGGACCATCACCAGTGGGAGTCAGATTGGTCCAAGAAATAGTTCAAGACCCACACACAGGATTTTCCACATCACAGCAAAATTAA